DNA sequence from the Cottoperca gobio chromosome 10, fCotGob3.1, whole genome shotgun sequence genome:
tgtgtgtgtgtgtgtgtgtgtgtgtgtgtgtgtgtgtgtgtgtgtgcctttcaGAGAGGGCTGTAATGTAAAGCAGCTTTTATATAGTGGTCAGATTTATGAgcacacacaggaacaacaaGATGGAGACCTGAGAGAGAGCGGAAGAAAGTGTGTTGTAGCTGGCTGTTTGTTGGGGCTGGTTTCTAAGAGAAGGTAGGAATCAGTCTGTAAAACCTCGAAGAAATAAATCCCTCTAACGATGGTACTTTGAAAACAATATTCTACTTCTCTAATGGTTCTGTAGTTTAGCAGATGATTTTGTAATGCTTTAGTAGTTGCAGTTTTAAAAGTAATCTTAACATTTTGgattttataaacacattttatggaCTTGCAACCTGTTTTCCATTATGATCTTTGGATATCTTTCTCTGGATGCATTGGCTCCATGGGGGGTCTTATTATCACCTAGCAAATAtgactttaattgttttatcCACTCTCCCCCGACTTGGCTTTGAAAAGCGCTTCAATTCAGGATCATTTATATAGTGTCCTAATTAGCTTTACTCAAAACAGCTGCTGGTGAGCTCCTCGTTAACAAATGAAAGGCTCCACACAGGTGTGTTCAATTAATCCGGCTGATTAGACCTCAGGAGGAGCAACGCtcggacgtgtgtgtgtgtgtgtgtgtgtgtgtgtgtgtgtgtgtgtgtgtgtgtgtgtgtgtgtgtgtgtgtgtgtgtgtgtgtgtgtgtgtgaacccacctgtaaatacatttaaaacacatttttaattctcATTATTTAAAGAGCAATAGTTAACGGTGTATGTACTGGTCAGCGGGTTCTGCTAAAGTCATCAACAGAACTTTATGCAGAGTATATGGctcaaaatgtttgtatttttcagttTAAAGCTGCATTGCATCATATTACCTTTTTAGCGTCTAACATTTGCAACGTAGAACGGACAGGTGCGAGAGGGCTCTGCAGGTGAGAAGCAGCACTTTATCctaaaacatttcctctctaGTGAAAAACAAGAGACAACCGATGACTCGTAACAAACCACGTGGGGAGAACACATGCAGAACTTGATCCATTATACTTGAGGTCATATTGTGAGGCGCTTTAAGAAGAAGAGTCGAGGACTTAAAGAGTTTAAGATGAAGTTCCTCTCTTTTAAGCCCTCTAAATCTCACAACAGATTAACAAGAATCTGTGACATATCCAATGATCCGACAGAAATCCACAAAATCTGGAAACAATTCTTAGAAGGCACCGTTTTACACCGAGGCATTGTTGACGATCCCTTTGCGCTGATGGCTTAAGAAGTTGAACGTATGACATGAAGAGAACTGATGTCTTTTATCCCTCTCCTTTAAAGGGAGCGAGCAACAAAACAAAGCGCAAAAGTGCGAAACAGGAAATGCCACTTCtttacaggaagtaaagggGCAGAAACTCTCAGGTGAGTTATCAGTTGGGACAGATCTAATGATTGCTTCTGGAGGAGCTCCTTGTTTGTAGCTGCTGCTAAGAGAGATTCATGCTGTCGGAACTCAGAAACCCAGTTTGACGTCAGCTCCTCTTCACACAGTACCCTATAGCAGCTGGACTTTTATGAAAACGACTGTCGGCCCCGGCAGAAGGGAAACCCAGCAGCCCTGATCCCTGCAGAGGAAGTGGATACAGTGggagtttgtgtttctttatggcTCAGTTGTGCTGACGCCTGAGATATGCTCTGAAATTAagctattacattacatacatgcTATATTGTTCTTTATATATTACCCGGATGAAGTAACGTGCTAAATGCCATATAATCGTATTCCACTATATACATGAGTAGCTATAGTTGTAGGAAAGCTGTTTCTGCTGAGGAGGTTGTGGTTGTACTAAAAGAACAGATAGAGTTACCTTGAAGCTGCTTcaaataaagcaacaaaaaaaagaagagagatttATAAATCTAcagaacataaaaacaaaagctttgaataaaacatgttttgggaTTGTTCTCTCGTACATTTCACTGGATTGCCTACAAATAAGGatctttgtcttctttctttacatTCTTCATTGTTTGTGTCTTGAATAAGTCTGTGTTTACACAGGAACGCGGCTGCAGCAGAATGAGGAAGAGTTGCCCCCATGCTTCTTTAATAAATGGATCTGCAGGGTCTCTTGCGACTCAGGTTCGCTCCAGCAGCTAGTACGGACTGTTGTGAAAGAGTCTGCATGCACAGGGACATGTCCATGGAAGAGTTGGATGTGAAACACCAAAGCGTGCTAACACTGGTAGTGAatgtgctggtgctggtgcacTTTCCCGTCCAcatgtgaatgcgtgtgtgtgtgtatatccgTGTAGATCTTTGGATAGACCTTGGGAGCCAATCCAGTGCCTCCCTGAGCCAGGAGCAGCTGCTGATGGGCGACGTAGTCCTCGTATGAAAGACAATCTTTATCCCCGTTGGCCGGTTGAGGTGGCACCGCTGGGCAGACTCGGTCACGATTGGCGGCAGGTAGACGCTGGGCAGCGGGGAGAGCGgaggacgaagaagaagagcaggtgCGTTTTGATTGGCAGAACCAGAGGAGGGCGGTGCCTAAGATGAAGGCGACACCTGCTGGTATTCCAATAATGACGGGCCAGGGGAGGCTCGGGGATGTTGCCGTGGGGACAACGTTGTTTTGGGGCTTCAGATCTGCAAAGAGACAAGACGACATTAACAACCGAACACATGACAGAACCATCTATATGTTGACATAACAGCTGGTATGTTATTAGCTGGGGAGGATTGATTGGGCAGCTGCAGTATgcactaaaagtaaaaagaagaatATGCGACCTGGTAGCACGGTCAGGTAGGCGCTCCTGAAGCTGTAGCCCATAGTGTTGGCTCCCAGGCAGATGTACATGCCGGCATCCTCCTCCTTGGCTCTGGTGATCAGCAGCTTGTTGAGGTAGGATCCGTCAGGACGCGACCAAACCTCCCCTGTAGGCAGGACCACAAAGCGGTGGTCTCCGACCTGTGAATAAAATCACACAAAGCACAAGTTCATTGATCCATTCAGTTCATTTTCCTCCGAGGattgtgtttacatgcagcagCGTGCGCGTCTGTACCTCTATGGTCGAGTTAAACTTGTTCTCGTCACCAGGTTCGACTCTTTTAAGCCACTGAATAACCGGCTTCACGTCGCTGCGGACTTTACACTGGAAAGACGTGGTTCCTCCGTAGTCCACGGTGGTGTTGACGGGGTGGGTGCCGGTCAGAATGGGTTTAGAGTTGGTACGCTCTGAAGAAGGAAACAAACGCATACACAGAAAGAATACTTAATGTCAAAGTGTATTAGAAGAACTGACTTTGGATTTTGTAAACTTGTCAAATTGAGAGTGTGAACACAACTCAGCCCTGAGAGAGGATGTAATGCTTCGCAGGCGTTATTTGTATGTTTAAGACTCTGCACATTGCAGTGCTACCGACAGTGCTGCGCAtgtttctaattgttttaacttcaaaaatgtaaatgcatcaCACAGCATGTCTGAAAAACATGTGGTAAACTGGCTACCtacaatgaaatgcaaaggaACCACACGTGCAAACAACACGGTCAGAACTCCGCTAACatggaaagaaaagtaaaaaacaaacaaaaacgtcttaaaataaatacaattaatttaatCCCAGCTTTAAGAAGGTGCTCGTCAAGCAGGTGCAAACCCATACCAAACAGATAAATGATCGTGTTTAAGAATTATGTTCCTCGTGTACTTTATCGAGTGTCTCTACTTTATGGATTATTATGTTTATCTGTGAgagatttactgttttctttGTCCTGGACTCACAGCTGTGAATGACTGACAGCCGAGTGAATCTCTACCGATGGAGAAAAAGTCACATTTGACACAAGCAAGCAGCGGTTTGATTTACATCctttctgtatgtatgtgtgtgtgtgtgtgtgtgtgtgtgtgtgtgtgtgtgtgtgtgtgtgtgtgtgtgtgtgtgtgtgtgtgtgagtacatgtCTGAGTGTCTTTCAGGAAAAAACTACAGCTGTACTTTAATGTACAACAGATGTGGCGAGTAAAGTGAGAGGAGCTGGTCCGAGGCTCTCAACAGAGCTATCACATTCAGTAACATACAgtccagtacacacacacacacacacacacacacacacaaattctaCTCCACCAAACAGCTTAACATTAAATCATCCAGCGTCAAAACAGCTTACGCAGCCGTCCAACATAACTTAATGCTTCAGAAAACACTCACAAACTGCTctcaacaataaaacattttttagacTAAAAGTGCAGCTGGCAAAACCTGCTGAACATTCCTCGCTCGCTCGCTGGTGTTTGCTGACGAGTCTGGTGGTGATCAATAAATGCCACTGAATTGAAAGGAGGCTTTTTTAAAGCTATTCTAAAACGTATATACGTTACTTGGTGCAACTCGTTAGCCAGAACACTGGCGTGCGTGGGCTCTGTGGCACTACTTTGCAACAATCAATACCTAACAGACATTAATTACTTAATTTATAGGATTAAGATTAAAAGTTGGacattcaaatgttgtttttcaaatttGTGAATCCACTTTCAATTACtgtattaaagggacagttcaccctaaaatccaaaataaatatttttccagCAGCTTCAAAAATCTCCTCAAGTAAATAAAGTGTAATTTAATTTAGAGTTTAatctaaaaagtacaaaaaaacgACCTTATTACAGTAAGAAAAATACTTTCCTAGGCCTGtataatatttacaataacaTTACCGCTTGTTTGATCCCTGTGTGGACATTCTCTGCTTCTTTACGGAGGATGGTGGCACACGTTGTAAGCACTTCGACTGGGCAGATTCTTCCTAACAAGCTCCAAACAATCTTTATTGTAGGACAACAGTTTAaaagtgatctctctctctctgaggttgAGCCTGCAGTTGCTGGTGACTCACGTATGACTTCCACTTTGTAGGTGGCGTTGATCTCTCCTGCTTTGTTGGACACGTGGCAGGTGTACTTCCCGCTGTGCTTCGGCATCAGGTTCTTCAGACTCAGAgtccacttcttcttctttccttcccctTCTGCTCCTTCTGCTCCACCGTCCTCGTCCACCAGCGGCCGACTGTCCTTCAGCCAGACGATGTCGGGGCGAGGGTTACCGCTCGCTGTACACTTCAGACGCACCGAGCTGCCCACTGGGCGAGCGATGACGCGCTTCCTCATCTTGGACGGCTGGGTGAAACGTGGACGTactgaggggggagagagggaattAAAACTGCGATTAGAAAGAGATCAATGTTGGAGAAACAAGTTGAACTGCTTGTTGCTGCCTGTAGAATATGAGTGACTCTGGATCAAACTTAaaactcaaaatgtaaatgtaaagagcTATGACAGaaactctctttctcactctcgcTCAGACACAGATGGGAaaaaggtgagaggagagaacagaagaaGTTGTTCGTGGAGATAAACGCTTTACGGAgcagttttatatttacaagCAGTGTTCTGTTCTTCAAACCAGTGGAAAGACACCGGATTGGGAAAAAGTCTTATGAGACTTTTATGAGACGTAGAGAGCGATCAAAGACACGTAATCTGAAGGAGCCACGGCACAAAGGGAGAGTTCACAAGCTCCACACCTCCACAAAGGTAACCAGTTCTGTATTAGATGAGATAAAACTCACATTGTTTCACCATGTCTTATTAAAAAGACTAAATGCAAACTATGGTTAGTCAACGATACAAATGCTTTTCCTCTAGATGTCAGGATGGAGCACTGAGTTCTCTGGAGATAAACTCTATAATCACACAgatttgtttgcatgtttgtttggCTTTCTGAACCGTGTTGTTGTTTCCTTTTCAACGTTG
Encoded proteins:
- the fgfrl1a gene encoding fibroblast growth factor receptor-like 1a; amino-acid sequence: MELLWVFLLLEVLLMSTAARGPPRVSERVAHRQSIRLGRTMKLPCPVEGDPPPLIMWTKDGRNIHSGWTRFRVLQHALRIKEVETEDAGTYICKATNGFGSVNINYTLIVIDDSSSRGGAATANGDSEHAPELAGKLVRPRFTQPSKMRKRVIARPVGSSVRLKCTASGNPRPDIVWLKDSRPLVDEDGGAEGAEGEGKKKKWTLSLKNLMPKHSGKYTCHVSNKAGEINATYKVEVIQRTNSKPILTGTHPVNTTVDYGGTTSFQCKVRSDVKPVIQWLKRVEPGDENKFNSTIEVGDHRFVVLPTGEVWSRPDGSYLNKLLITRAKEEDAGMYICLGANTMGYSFRSAYLTVLPDLKPQNNVVPTATSPSLPWPVIIGIPAGVAFILGTALLWFCQSKRTCSSSSSSALPAAQRLPAANRDRVCPAVPPQPANGDKDCLSYEDYVAHQQLLLAQGGTGLAPKVYPKIYTDIHTHTHSHVDGKVHQHQHIHYQC